Proteins found in one Chaetodon auriga isolate fChaAug3 chromosome 12, fChaAug3.hap1, whole genome shotgun sequence genomic segment:
- the asap1a gene encoding arf-GAP with SH3 domain, ANK repeat and PH domain-containing protein 1a isoform X1, which translates to MMPDHISVCEFLSETTEDYNSPTTSSFTTRLQSCRNTVSILEEALDQDRSALQKVKKCVKSIYSSGQEHAGNQESFSQALERLGGNSSELGAAFVKFSCLVKELAVLLRNLLQSLSHNVVFSLDSLLKGDLKGVKGDLKKPFDKAWKDYETKLSKIEKEKREHAKQHGMIRTEITGAEVAEEMEKERRLFQLQMCEYLIKVNEIKTKKGVDLLQNLVKYYHAQCNFFQDGLKTADKLKQYIEKLAADLFSIKQSEDEEKKQLTALRDVIKSSLQLDPREDSHSKQSGYSMHQLQGNKEFGSEKRGYLLKKSDGLRKVWQRRKCSVKSGTLTISHATSNRQPVRLNLLTCQVKPSAEDKKCFDLISHNRTYHFQAEDEAEFVSWVSVLTNSKEEALNMAFQGGGQSSGVEEEEELTKSIIEEVLRLPGNNTCCDCEATDPRWISTNLGILTCIECSGIHREMGVHVSRIQSLELDKLGTSELLLARNVGNCSFNEIMEAGRPSVCVKPTASSSMTARKEFINAKYIDRKFIRRTVSRATSRLDEVYEVVKSRDLLSIIQLYAEGVELLQPLPEPDMEEGETALHYCARTADRSSLHLVDFLIQNSGNLDGQTEGGNTALHYCCLYNKPQCVKLLLRGKPDIHIANQSGETALDIARRLKISQCEEPLVEAISGRFNPHVHVEYDWNLRLDELDESDDELDDKPSPVKKERSLRPQSLCPSSSVSSQEKLSLPASFVPPHKDRQRLSYGAFANPVYSTSSDNPPSPGPDTSGPSQAARRQGKGPGTTPPTSLLLTSQMSGGGGGGSWTAGGGNSTLKKRPPPPPPGHKRTLSDPPSPVMQGPGGKGSELTPPPGNRTNKFERIQQQQSMTTSNAKSTLGPRVLPKLPQKVALRKIDITHLPSVDKPSQPPDLLDKPSSSSSSQPDPQKSPPFIDASPKPPPTPVDSTQRNPLADKLSDLPPKPHLSDLPPKPLLKDLPPKPQITNLPPKPPLSDRSGLTPVAMEMQGSKMAAAAAEGQSSVLQGELSPRLAADDVDESPPGAVEMPVPLPRKINSVKNKIRRVKTIYDCQADNDDELTFSEGEVIVVTGEEDQEWWIGHIEGQPERKGAFPMSFVHNLCD; encoded by the exons TAAATCCATCTACAGCTCAGGACAAG AGCATGCTGGGAACCAGGAGAGCTTCAGTCAGGCTCTGGAGAgactgggaggaaacagctctGAACTGGGAGCAGCCTTCGTGAAGTTCTCCTGCCTCGTTAAAGAACTCGCTGTTCTGCTCAGGAACCTG CTGCAGAGTCTGAGTCATAACGTGGTCTTCAGCCTGGACTCGCTCTTAAAGGGAGACCTGAAGGGAGTTAAAGGG gATCTGAAGAAACCTTTTGATAAAGCCTGGAAGGACTACGAGACCAAGCT ctCAAAGAtcgagaaagagaagagagaacacGCTAAACAACACGGGATGATCCGAACTGAAATCACAGGAGCTGAAGTAGctgaagagatggagaaagagaggaggctgTTCCAGCTGCAGATGTGTGAG TATCTGATCAAAGTCAATGAGATTAAAACCAAGAAGGGAGTGGACCTGCTGCAGAACCTCGTCAAGTACTACCACGCTCAGTGCAA tttttttcagGATGGTTTGAAAACAGCCGACAAACTGAAGCAGTACATCGAGAAACTGGCTGCTGACCTGTTCAGT ATCAAACAgagtgaggatgaggaaaagaagcagctgaCGGCGCTCAGAGATGTCATCAAGAGCTCCTTACAGCTGGACCCGAGGGAG gaCTCTCACAGTAAACAGAGTGGGTACAGTATGCACCAGCTGCAGGGAAACAAGGAGTTTGGCAGTGAGAAGAGAGGATACCTGCTGAAGAAGAGTGATGG GTTGAGGAAGGTCTGGCAGCGACGGAAGTGTTCAGTGAAGAGTGGCACCCTCACTATTTCCCATGCTACA tctaaCAGACAGCCTGTCAGATTGAACCTGCTCACCTGTCAGGTGAAACCCAGTGCAGAGGACAAGAAATGCTTTGACCTCATCTCTC ATAACCGGACATACCACTTCCAGGCTGAGGATGAGGCGGAGTTTGTCAG ctgGGTGTCTGTGCTGACCAACAGTAAGGAGGAGGCCCTGAACATGGCGTTTCAGGGCGGAGGTCAGAGTTCgggtgtggaggaggaggaggagctcacCAAGAGCATCATCGAAGAGGTGCTGCGGTTGCCAGGCAACAATACCTGCTGCGACTGTGAagccacag atccTCGCTGGATCTCCACTAACCTGGGCATCCTGACCTGCATTGAGTGTTCAGGGATCCACAGAGAGATGGGAGTCCATGTGTCCAGAATCCAGAGTCTGGAACTGGACAaactgggaacctctgagctgcTG CTCGCTCGGAATGTTGGGAACTGTAGTTTCAATGAGATCATGGAGGCCGGCCGTCCGTCTGTGTGCGTGAAGCCGACAGCCTCCAGCAGCAT gaCAGCAAGGAAGGAGTTCATCAACGCCAAGTACATCGACCGCAAGTTCATCAGGCGTACCGTCTCCAGGGCAACCAGCCGTCTGGATGAGGTGTATGAAGTGGTGAAGTCCAGAGACCTGCTGTCAATCATCCAGCTGTATGCTGAGGGGGTGGAGTTGCTCCAGCCCCTCCCTGAACCAGACATG gaagaaggagagacagcATTACATTACTGTGCTCGGACAGCTGATCGCTCCTCTCTTCATCTGGTCGACTTCCTAATCCAGAACAG TGGTAACCtggatggacagacggagggaggaAACACAGCTCTGCATTACTGCTGTCTGTACAACAAGCCACAGTGTGTAAAACTGCTGCTGAGAGGGAAACCTGACATCCACATCG ccaatcagagtggaGAGACAGCGCTGGACATTGCCCGTAGACTGAAGATCTCCCAATGTGAAGAACCG TTGGTGGAGGCAATTTCTGGCAGGTTTAACCCTCATGTTCATGTTGAATATGACTGGAACCTCAGACTGGACGAACTGGATGAGAGTGACGACGAACTGGATGACAAG cccaGTCCAGTGAAGAAAGAGCGCTCTCTACGTCCTCAGAGTCTCTGTCCAtcctccagtgtttcctctcaggagaagctctcTTTGCCGGCCTCCTTTGTTCCTCCTCACAAGGACAGACAGCGCCTCTCCTATGGGGCATTTGCCAACCCTGTCTACAGTACCTCCTCTGACAATCCTCCATCCCCTGGGCCTGACACCTCAGGACCTTCACAAGCTGCCAGGAGGCAGGGGAAAG GCCCCGGCACCACCCCgcccacctccctcctcctcacttctcagatgagtggaggaggtggaggaggaagctgGACTGCAGGAGGGGGAAACTCAACCCTGAAGAAGAGACCCCCTCCCCCTCCGCCTGGACACAAGCGCACCTTGTCTGACCCCCCCAGCCCAGTCATGCAGGGACCTGGAGGTAAAG GAAGTGAGTTGACACCTCCACCTGGAAACAGGACCAACAAGTTTGAGagaatccagcagcagcagag TATGACCACCAGTAATGCCAAGTCCACACTGGGACCCAGAGTTCTACCCAAACTACCTCAGAAAG TTGCTTTAAGGAAGATTGACATCACCCACCTCCCCTCTGTGGACAAACCCAGCCAGCCTCCAGACCTCCTTGATAaaccttcctcatcctcctcctctcagcctgaCCCCCAGAAGTCTCCTCCCTTCATTGATGCCTCCCCtaaacccccccccaccccagtGGACTCCACCCAGAGAAACCCATTGGCTGACAAGCTGTCTGACCTCCCTCCTAAACCTCATCTGTCTGACCTCCCTCCAAAACCTCTCCTCAAAGACCTCCCACCCAAACCCCAGATCACAAACCTCCCCCCCAAACCACCTCTCAGCGACAGGTCTGGCCTCACCCCTGTTGCTATGGAGATGCAGGGATCcaagatggcagcagcagcagcagagggccAGTCATCTGTCTTGCAGGGGGAGCTGTCACCTCGACTGGCAGCTGACGATGTTGATGAGTCCCCGCCTGGTGCTGTGGAGATGCCCGTTCCTCTGCCTCGCAAAATCAACTCT GTAAAGAATAAAATCAGGCGGGTGAAAACCATCTACGACTGTCAggctgataatgatgatgaactGACCTTCTCTGAGGGAGAAGTCATCGTTGTTACTggagaggaggaccaggagtGGTGG ATTGGACACATCGAGGGACAGCCGGAGAGGAAAGGTGCCTTCCCCATGTCCTTCGTTCACAATCTCTGTGATTGA
- the asap1a gene encoding arf-GAP with SH3 domain, ANK repeat and PH domain-containing protein 1a isoform X2 yields the protein MMPDHISVCEFLSETTEDYNSPTTSSFTTRLQSCRNTVSILEEALDQDRSALQKVKKCVKSIYSSGQEHAGNQESFSQALERLGGNSSELGAAFVKFSCLVKELAVLLRNLLQSLSHNVVFSLDSLLKGDLKGVKGDLKKPFDKAWKDYETKLSKIEKEKREHAKQHGMIRTEITGAEVAEEMEKERRLFQLQMCEYLIKVNEIKTKKGVDLLQNLVKYYHAQCNFFQDGLKTADKLKQYIEKLAADLFSIKQSEDEEKKQLTALRDVIKSSLQLDPREDSHSKQSGYSMHQLQGNKEFGSEKRGYLLKKSDGLRKVWQRRKCSVKSGTLTISHATSNRQPVRLNLLTCQVKPSAEDKKCFDLISHNRTYHFQAEDEAEFVSWVSVLTNSKEEALNMAFQGGGQSSGVEEEEELTKSIIEEVLRLPGNNTCCDCEATDPRWISTNLGILTCIECSGIHREMGVHVSRIQSLELDKLGTSELLLARNVGNCSFNEIMEAGRPSVCVKPTASSSMTARKEFINAKYIDRKFIRRTVSRATSRLDEVYEVVKSRDLLSIIQLYAEGVELLQPLPEPDMEEGETALHYCARTADRSSLHLVDFLIQNSGNLDGQTEGGNTALHYCCLYNKPQCVKLLLRGKPDIHIANQSGETALDIARRLKISQCEEPLVEAISGRFNPHVHVEYDWNLRLDELDESDDELDDKPSPVKKERSLRPQSLCPSSSVSSQEKLSLPASFVPPHKDRQRLSYGAFANPVYSTSSDNPPSPGPDTSGPSQAARRQGKGPGTTPPTSLLLTSQMSGGGGGGSWTAGGGNSTLKKRPPPPPPGHKRTLSDPPSPVMQGPGGSELTPPPGNRTNKFERIQQQQSMTTSNAKSTLGPRVLPKLPQKVALRKIDITHLPSVDKPSQPPDLLDKPSSSSSSQPDPQKSPPFIDASPKPPPTPVDSTQRNPLADKLSDLPPKPHLSDLPPKPLLKDLPPKPQITNLPPKPPLSDRSGLTPVAMEMQGSKMAAAAAEGQSSVLQGELSPRLAADDVDESPPGAVEMPVPLPRKINSVKNKIRRVKTIYDCQADNDDELTFSEGEVIVVTGEEDQEWWIGHIEGQPERKGAFPMSFVHNLCD from the exons TAAATCCATCTACAGCTCAGGACAAG AGCATGCTGGGAACCAGGAGAGCTTCAGTCAGGCTCTGGAGAgactgggaggaaacagctctGAACTGGGAGCAGCCTTCGTGAAGTTCTCCTGCCTCGTTAAAGAACTCGCTGTTCTGCTCAGGAACCTG CTGCAGAGTCTGAGTCATAACGTGGTCTTCAGCCTGGACTCGCTCTTAAAGGGAGACCTGAAGGGAGTTAAAGGG gATCTGAAGAAACCTTTTGATAAAGCCTGGAAGGACTACGAGACCAAGCT ctCAAAGAtcgagaaagagaagagagaacacGCTAAACAACACGGGATGATCCGAACTGAAATCACAGGAGCTGAAGTAGctgaagagatggagaaagagaggaggctgTTCCAGCTGCAGATGTGTGAG TATCTGATCAAAGTCAATGAGATTAAAACCAAGAAGGGAGTGGACCTGCTGCAGAACCTCGTCAAGTACTACCACGCTCAGTGCAA tttttttcagGATGGTTTGAAAACAGCCGACAAACTGAAGCAGTACATCGAGAAACTGGCTGCTGACCTGTTCAGT ATCAAACAgagtgaggatgaggaaaagaagcagctgaCGGCGCTCAGAGATGTCATCAAGAGCTCCTTACAGCTGGACCCGAGGGAG gaCTCTCACAGTAAACAGAGTGGGTACAGTATGCACCAGCTGCAGGGAAACAAGGAGTTTGGCAGTGAGAAGAGAGGATACCTGCTGAAGAAGAGTGATGG GTTGAGGAAGGTCTGGCAGCGACGGAAGTGTTCAGTGAAGAGTGGCACCCTCACTATTTCCCATGCTACA tctaaCAGACAGCCTGTCAGATTGAACCTGCTCACCTGTCAGGTGAAACCCAGTGCAGAGGACAAGAAATGCTTTGACCTCATCTCTC ATAACCGGACATACCACTTCCAGGCTGAGGATGAGGCGGAGTTTGTCAG ctgGGTGTCTGTGCTGACCAACAGTAAGGAGGAGGCCCTGAACATGGCGTTTCAGGGCGGAGGTCAGAGTTCgggtgtggaggaggaggaggagctcacCAAGAGCATCATCGAAGAGGTGCTGCGGTTGCCAGGCAACAATACCTGCTGCGACTGTGAagccacag atccTCGCTGGATCTCCACTAACCTGGGCATCCTGACCTGCATTGAGTGTTCAGGGATCCACAGAGAGATGGGAGTCCATGTGTCCAGAATCCAGAGTCTGGAACTGGACAaactgggaacctctgagctgcTG CTCGCTCGGAATGTTGGGAACTGTAGTTTCAATGAGATCATGGAGGCCGGCCGTCCGTCTGTGTGCGTGAAGCCGACAGCCTCCAGCAGCAT gaCAGCAAGGAAGGAGTTCATCAACGCCAAGTACATCGACCGCAAGTTCATCAGGCGTACCGTCTCCAGGGCAACCAGCCGTCTGGATGAGGTGTATGAAGTGGTGAAGTCCAGAGACCTGCTGTCAATCATCCAGCTGTATGCTGAGGGGGTGGAGTTGCTCCAGCCCCTCCCTGAACCAGACATG gaagaaggagagacagcATTACATTACTGTGCTCGGACAGCTGATCGCTCCTCTCTTCATCTGGTCGACTTCCTAATCCAGAACAG TGGTAACCtggatggacagacggagggaggaAACACAGCTCTGCATTACTGCTGTCTGTACAACAAGCCACAGTGTGTAAAACTGCTGCTGAGAGGGAAACCTGACATCCACATCG ccaatcagagtggaGAGACAGCGCTGGACATTGCCCGTAGACTGAAGATCTCCCAATGTGAAGAACCG TTGGTGGAGGCAATTTCTGGCAGGTTTAACCCTCATGTTCATGTTGAATATGACTGGAACCTCAGACTGGACGAACTGGATGAGAGTGACGACGAACTGGATGACAAG cccaGTCCAGTGAAGAAAGAGCGCTCTCTACGTCCTCAGAGTCTCTGTCCAtcctccagtgtttcctctcaggagaagctctcTTTGCCGGCCTCCTTTGTTCCTCCTCACAAGGACAGACAGCGCCTCTCCTATGGGGCATTTGCCAACCCTGTCTACAGTACCTCCTCTGACAATCCTCCATCCCCTGGGCCTGACACCTCAGGACCTTCACAAGCTGCCAGGAGGCAGGGGAAAG GCCCCGGCACCACCCCgcccacctccctcctcctcacttctcagatgagtggaggaggtggaggaggaagctgGACTGCAGGAGGGGGAAACTCAACCCTGAAGAAGAGACCCCCTCCCCCTCCGCCTGGACACAAGCGCACCTTGTCTGACCCCCCCAGCCCAGTCATGCAGGGACCTGGAG GAAGTGAGTTGACACCTCCACCTGGAAACAGGACCAACAAGTTTGAGagaatccagcagcagcagag TATGACCACCAGTAATGCCAAGTCCACACTGGGACCCAGAGTTCTACCCAAACTACCTCAGAAAG TTGCTTTAAGGAAGATTGACATCACCCACCTCCCCTCTGTGGACAAACCCAGCCAGCCTCCAGACCTCCTTGATAaaccttcctcatcctcctcctctcagcctgaCCCCCAGAAGTCTCCTCCCTTCATTGATGCCTCCCCtaaacccccccccaccccagtGGACTCCACCCAGAGAAACCCATTGGCTGACAAGCTGTCTGACCTCCCTCCTAAACCTCATCTGTCTGACCTCCCTCCAAAACCTCTCCTCAAAGACCTCCCACCCAAACCCCAGATCACAAACCTCCCCCCCAAACCACCTCTCAGCGACAGGTCTGGCCTCACCCCTGTTGCTATGGAGATGCAGGGATCcaagatggcagcagcagcagcagagggccAGTCATCTGTCTTGCAGGGGGAGCTGTCACCTCGACTGGCAGCTGACGATGTTGATGAGTCCCCGCCTGGTGCTGTGGAGATGCCCGTTCCTCTGCCTCGCAAAATCAACTCT GTAAAGAATAAAATCAGGCGGGTGAAAACCATCTACGACTGTCAggctgataatgatgatgaactGACCTTCTCTGAGGGAGAAGTCATCGTTGTTACTggagaggaggaccaggagtGGTGG ATTGGACACATCGAGGGACAGCCGGAGAGGAAAGGTGCCTTCCCCATGTCCTTCGTTCACAATCTCTGTGATTGA
- the asap1a gene encoding arf-GAP with SH3 domain, ANK repeat and PH domain-containing protein 1a isoform X3, translating to MRVSPVLLSSKIEKEKREHAKQHGMIRTEITGAEVAEEMEKERRLFQLQMCEYLIKVNEIKTKKGVDLLQNLVKYYHAQCNFFQDGLKTADKLKQYIEKLAADLFSIKQSEDEEKKQLTALRDVIKSSLQLDPREDSHSKQSGYSMHQLQGNKEFGSEKRGYLLKKSDGLRKVWQRRKCSVKSGTLTISHATSNRQPVRLNLLTCQVKPSAEDKKCFDLISHNRTYHFQAEDEAEFVSWVSVLTNSKEEALNMAFQGGGQSSGVEEEEELTKSIIEEVLRLPGNNTCCDCEATDPRWISTNLGILTCIECSGIHREMGVHVSRIQSLELDKLGTSELLLARNVGNCSFNEIMEAGRPSVCVKPTASSSMTARKEFINAKYIDRKFIRRTVSRATSRLDEVYEVVKSRDLLSIIQLYAEGVELLQPLPEPDMEEGETALHYCARTADRSSLHLVDFLIQNSGNLDGQTEGGNTALHYCCLYNKPQCVKLLLRGKPDIHIANQSGETALDIARRLKISQCEEPLVEAISGRFNPHVHVEYDWNLRLDELDESDDELDDKPSPVKKERSLRPQSLCPSSSVSSQEKLSLPASFVPPHKDRQRLSYGAFANPVYSTSSDNPPSPGPDTSGPSQAARRQGKGPGTTPPTSLLLTSQMSGGGGGGSWTAGGGNSTLKKRPPPPPPGHKRTLSDPPSPVMQGPGGKGSELTPPPGNRTNKFERIQQQQSMTTSNAKSTLGPRVLPKLPQKVALRKIDITHLPSVDKPSQPPDLLDKPSSSSSSQPDPQKSPPFIDASPKPPPTPVDSTQRNPLADKLSDLPPKPHLSDLPPKPLLKDLPPKPQITNLPPKPPLSDRSGLTPVAMEMQGSKMAAAAAEGQSSVLQGELSPRLAADDVDESPPGAVEMPVPLPRKINSVKNKIRRVKTIYDCQADNDDELTFSEGEVIVVTGEEDQEWWIGHIEGQPERKGAFPMSFVHNLCD from the exons ATGAGAGTCTCACCTGTACTGCTCAG ctCAAAGAtcgagaaagagaagagagaacacGCTAAACAACACGGGATGATCCGAACTGAAATCACAGGAGCTGAAGTAGctgaagagatggagaaagagaggaggctgTTCCAGCTGCAGATGTGTGAG TATCTGATCAAAGTCAATGAGATTAAAACCAAGAAGGGAGTGGACCTGCTGCAGAACCTCGTCAAGTACTACCACGCTCAGTGCAA tttttttcagGATGGTTTGAAAACAGCCGACAAACTGAAGCAGTACATCGAGAAACTGGCTGCTGACCTGTTCAGT ATCAAACAgagtgaggatgaggaaaagaagcagctgaCGGCGCTCAGAGATGTCATCAAGAGCTCCTTACAGCTGGACCCGAGGGAG gaCTCTCACAGTAAACAGAGTGGGTACAGTATGCACCAGCTGCAGGGAAACAAGGAGTTTGGCAGTGAGAAGAGAGGATACCTGCTGAAGAAGAGTGATGG GTTGAGGAAGGTCTGGCAGCGACGGAAGTGTTCAGTGAAGAGTGGCACCCTCACTATTTCCCATGCTACA tctaaCAGACAGCCTGTCAGATTGAACCTGCTCACCTGTCAGGTGAAACCCAGTGCAGAGGACAAGAAATGCTTTGACCTCATCTCTC ATAACCGGACATACCACTTCCAGGCTGAGGATGAGGCGGAGTTTGTCAG ctgGGTGTCTGTGCTGACCAACAGTAAGGAGGAGGCCCTGAACATGGCGTTTCAGGGCGGAGGTCAGAGTTCgggtgtggaggaggaggaggagctcacCAAGAGCATCATCGAAGAGGTGCTGCGGTTGCCAGGCAACAATACCTGCTGCGACTGTGAagccacag atccTCGCTGGATCTCCACTAACCTGGGCATCCTGACCTGCATTGAGTGTTCAGGGATCCACAGAGAGATGGGAGTCCATGTGTCCAGAATCCAGAGTCTGGAACTGGACAaactgggaacctctgagctgcTG CTCGCTCGGAATGTTGGGAACTGTAGTTTCAATGAGATCATGGAGGCCGGCCGTCCGTCTGTGTGCGTGAAGCCGACAGCCTCCAGCAGCAT gaCAGCAAGGAAGGAGTTCATCAACGCCAAGTACATCGACCGCAAGTTCATCAGGCGTACCGTCTCCAGGGCAACCAGCCGTCTGGATGAGGTGTATGAAGTGGTGAAGTCCAGAGACCTGCTGTCAATCATCCAGCTGTATGCTGAGGGGGTGGAGTTGCTCCAGCCCCTCCCTGAACCAGACATG gaagaaggagagacagcATTACATTACTGTGCTCGGACAGCTGATCGCTCCTCTCTTCATCTGGTCGACTTCCTAATCCAGAACAG TGGTAACCtggatggacagacggagggaggaAACACAGCTCTGCATTACTGCTGTCTGTACAACAAGCCACAGTGTGTAAAACTGCTGCTGAGAGGGAAACCTGACATCCACATCG ccaatcagagtggaGAGACAGCGCTGGACATTGCCCGTAGACTGAAGATCTCCCAATGTGAAGAACCG TTGGTGGAGGCAATTTCTGGCAGGTTTAACCCTCATGTTCATGTTGAATATGACTGGAACCTCAGACTGGACGAACTGGATGAGAGTGACGACGAACTGGATGACAAG cccaGTCCAGTGAAGAAAGAGCGCTCTCTACGTCCTCAGAGTCTCTGTCCAtcctccagtgtttcctctcaggagaagctctcTTTGCCGGCCTCCTTTGTTCCTCCTCACAAGGACAGACAGCGCCTCTCCTATGGGGCATTTGCCAACCCTGTCTACAGTACCTCCTCTGACAATCCTCCATCCCCTGGGCCTGACACCTCAGGACCTTCACAAGCTGCCAGGAGGCAGGGGAAAG GCCCCGGCACCACCCCgcccacctccctcctcctcacttctcagatgagtggaggaggtggaggaggaagctgGACTGCAGGAGGGGGAAACTCAACCCTGAAGAAGAGACCCCCTCCCCCTCCGCCTGGACACAAGCGCACCTTGTCTGACCCCCCCAGCCCAGTCATGCAGGGACCTGGAGGTAAAG GAAGTGAGTTGACACCTCCACCTGGAAACAGGACCAACAAGTTTGAGagaatccagcagcagcagag TATGACCACCAGTAATGCCAAGTCCACACTGGGACCCAGAGTTCTACCCAAACTACCTCAGAAAG TTGCTTTAAGGAAGATTGACATCACCCACCTCCCCTCTGTGGACAAACCCAGCCAGCCTCCAGACCTCCTTGATAaaccttcctcatcctcctcctctcagcctgaCCCCCAGAAGTCTCCTCCCTTCATTGATGCCTCCCCtaaacccccccccaccccagtGGACTCCACCCAGAGAAACCCATTGGCTGACAAGCTGTCTGACCTCCCTCCTAAACCTCATCTGTCTGACCTCCCTCCAAAACCTCTCCTCAAAGACCTCCCACCCAAACCCCAGATCACAAACCTCCCCCCCAAACCACCTCTCAGCGACAGGTCTGGCCTCACCCCTGTTGCTATGGAGATGCAGGGATCcaagatggcagcagcagcagcagagggccAGTCATCTGTCTTGCAGGGGGAGCTGTCACCTCGACTGGCAGCTGACGATGTTGATGAGTCCCCGCCTGGTGCTGTGGAGATGCCCGTTCCTCTGCCTCGCAAAATCAACTCT GTAAAGAATAAAATCAGGCGGGTGAAAACCATCTACGACTGTCAggctgataatgatgatgaactGACCTTCTCTGAGGGAGAAGTCATCGTTGTTACTggagaggaggaccaggagtGGTGG ATTGGACACATCGAGGGACAGCCGGAGAGGAAAGGTGCCTTCCCCATGTCCTTCGTTCACAATCTCTGTGATTGA